A DNA window from Syngnathus typhle isolate RoL2023-S1 ecotype Sweden linkage group LG2, RoL_Styp_1.0, whole genome shotgun sequence contains the following coding sequences:
- the cbln4 gene encoding cerebellin-4, producing the protein MRLLGWSVLWVLAATLQAQNDTEPIVLEGKCLVVCDSNPAADWRASNSPLGISVRAANSKVAFSAVRSNNHEPSEMSNKTRIIYFDQVLVNIGNFFTFESVFLSPRKGVYSFNFHVIKVYQSQTIQVNLMLNGRPVISAFAGDKDVTREAATNGVLLYLEKEDKVYLKLEKGNLVGGWQYSTFSGFLVFPL; encoded by the exons ATGCGGTTGTTGGGCTGGAGCGTGCTGTGGGTTCTGGCTGCGACGTTGCAAGCCCAGAACGACACGGAGCCCATCGTGCTGGAGGGCAAGTGTCTGGTGGTCTGTGATTCCAACCCGGCTGCCGACTGGCGGGCGTCCAACTCGCCACTCGGCATCTCGGTGCGCGCCGCCAACTCCAAGGTGGCTTTCTCGGCGGTGCGGAGCAACAACCATGAACCCTCCGAGATGAGCAACAAGACCAGGATCATCTACTTCGACCAG GTTCTGGTAAATATTGGAAACTTCTTCACATTTGAGTCTGTGTTTTTGTCCCCAAGAAAAGGAGTCTACAGTTTCAACTTCCATGTCATTAAAGTGTACCAGAGCCAGACCATACAG GTGAACCTAATGTTAAACGGGAGGCCCGTCATTTCAGCGTTTGCGGGGGACAAGGACGTAACTCGCGAGGCCGCCACGAATGGAGTTCTGCTCTATCTGGAAAAGGAGGACAAAGTCTACCTGAAATTGGAGAAGGGCAACCTGGTCGGCGGATGGCAGTACTCGACATTTTCCGGCTTTCTCGTCTTTCCTCTGTGA
- the LOC133167102 gene encoding probable N-acetyltransferase camello translates to MAQKNNLQLNIREYRPSDQRVVTELFCDGVRENIYPAFFKSMSHPDHVGVALSISMAGYVLGSSSYFQALLFGAAWAGLIYFCCHEIYEGYMLRRLSADMADIQANYLDNPNNGFWVAEAGDGELSRVVGMVMMTGRRETEEEHHDILNGRLGTGSSADGSGDSGEMSFLVVAFPWRRRKVGSQLTQRALDFCKERGFARLLLDVSSPQTGAISLLRKSGFIPTSSHNTTHSNRWISKLARISVTRMEKFL, encoded by the coding sequence TCCAGCTCAACATCAGGGAATACCGGCCCTCTGATCAACGTGTGGTCACAGAGTTGTTTTGTGACGGCGTTCGTGAGAACATATACCCGGCCTTCTTCAAGTCCATGAGCCACCCGGACCACGTGGGTGTGGCACTGAGCATCTCTATGGCCGGCTACGTGCTCGGCAGCAGCTCCTACTTCCAGGCACTGCTCTTTGGCGCTGCATGGGCAGGGCTCATCTACTTCTGTTGCCACGAAATCTACGAGGGCTACATGCTAAGAAGGCTGAGCGCAGATATGGCTGATATCCAAGCCAACTATCTGGATAACCCAAATAATGGCTTCTGGGTGGCGGAGGCGGGAGACGGAGAACTGTCCCGGGTGGTGGGCATGGTGATGATGACCGGGAGAAGGGAAACCGAAGAAGAGCATCATGACATCCTGAACGGCAGATTAGGGACAGGATCATCGGCCGATGGGAGCGGCGATAGCGGAGAGATGTCCTTCTTAGTTGTGGCGTTCCCGTGGCGTCGCAGGAAGGTGGGCTCCCAGCTGACCCAGCGGGCATTGGACTTCTGCAAAGAACGGGGCTTCGCTCGTCTTTTGCTGGATGTCAGCTCACCACAGACGGGGGCTATCTCCCTCCTCCGAAAGAGCGGCTTTATTCCGACGTCATCGCACAACACCACGCACTCCAATCGCTGGATCTCCAAACTGGCCAGAATCAGTGTGACGCGCATGGAGAAATTCCTCTGA